A window of Cellulomonas sp. SLBN-39 genomic DNA:
AACGCGCCGATGGTGGCCAGCGCGGTCAGCAGGAACACGTCGATGACCGCGACGAGCGTCGCCGCCGAGATCGTCTTGCGGAACGAGACGTACTCGTTGATGTCGATCGGCGTCTCGGTGCCGGCGATCTGGCGGATGAGGCCGTCGATGTCGGCGAACACCCGCAGACCGTCGAGCGTGAACCACACGACGGCCGCCGCGACGACGATCATGATGCCGATCGCGACGGAGAGCAGGAACGCGAGCTTCATGACCGACCACGGGTCGACGCGCGAGATCGCGAGCCGCACGCGTCGCGGGGCGCCGACGGCCGGCGTGCGACCGGTGGCGGGACGGACCGACGAGGTGGCACCGGTGGTCGGACGCGGGGCGGCGGCGCGCTCCTGCGTCGACGTCGGGGAGGCCGACGTGGCAGTCATCTGGGCGTCCTCGGTCCGGGGGCGTGTCACCGAAGCGTACGCCCGGCTGAGGCTCGCACCGGTGGAACTCGCCGCCTTCTTCAGCCACTCCGTCGTCCCGTCGACGGCGGTGACCAGCGGAGAGGGCTCGTCGGCTCGCGGAGCGGGGCCGCCCGTGCCCGCAGAGCCGGCGGGGAGCGGGTCCTCGACCGTGCCGATGACGCGACGGTCCTCGCCCGACGACCCCGTGGGGGTGGACGTCGTCGTCGAGGTGCCGCCCGACGAGCCGCCGGTGCTGCGTCCCGTCGTCGACGTCCGCGCCGTGTACGTCGGAGGCGTCGAGGAGCCCGACGACCACGCCCCGTCGTCGGACTTCTCCGAGGCCGCGGGACGCTCGGCGTCCTTCACGGTCTCGGTGCCCGTCGAGCCTCCGGGACGCGCCCCGGACCCACCCGCAGGCGGGGTCGGCCGCTTGCGCGGGGGGATCGAAGGGGGGGTCTCGCTCATGCGTCCTCCGCGGTTCGGTGGCCGGTGTCGTCGGTCACCGCTCCGGTCGGGGTGGTCGACGTGTCGGGGACGTCGGCTCCGTCGGTGTTCTGACCGTTCTCGCCCACGGTACCGGCATCGTCGCCCAGGTGTCGCTCACTGTTGCGGGCAACCGCGATGATCCTGTCGCCGTTGTCGGGCTTGGCGAAGATGACGCCCTGGGTGGTGCGCCCCGTGGCCTTCACCTCGGCCGTCGCGGAGCGCACGATCTTGCCGCGCTCCATGATGACGAGCACCTCGTCGTCCAGGTCCGTGACCAGGGCGCCGACCAGGTCGCCGTTCGCCTCGGGCAGGTTGGCGACCTTGATGCCCAGGCCGCCGCGGCCCTGCTGGCGGTAGTTCTCCACCGTCAGCGCGGTGCGCTTGGCGATGCCGCCCTCGGTGACCGTGAACAGGTATGCGTCCTCGCGCACGACGTCCATGGCCAGCAGGTCGTCGTCGCCACGGAACTTCATGCCGGTGACGCCGCTGGTGGCACGGCCCATCGGGCGCAGGGAGTCGTCCGAGGCGGTGAAGCGCAGCGACTGCCCCTGGCGCGAGACCAGCATGACGTCCTGGTCGGAGTCCACGAGACGGGCCGAGACGAGCTCGTCGGGCCGACCCTCCTCGTCCTCGCGCAGGTTGATCGCGATGACGCCCCCCGACCGGTTGGAGTCGTACTCGCTCAGACGCGTCTTCTTCACCAGCCCGCGGCGGGTCGCGAGCACGAGGTGCTCGGCCTGCTCGTAGTCGCGCAGGTCCAGCACCTGGGCGATCTGCTCGCCCGGCTGGAACGCCAGCAGGTTCGCCACGTGCTGGCCCTTGGCGTCGCGGCCGCCCTCCGGCAGCTCGTAGCCCTTGGCCCGGTACACGCGCCCGAGGTTGGTGAAGAACAGCAGCCAGTGGTGCGTGGTGGTGACGAAGAAGTGGTCGACGATGTCGTCCTCGCGCAGCTGGGCGCCGCGCACCCCCTTGCCGCCGCGGCGCTGGGCCCGGTAGGCGTCGACCCGCGTGCGCTTGGCGTAACCGCCGCGCGTGATCGTGACGACGACCTCCTCCTCGGCGATGAGGTCCTCGACGTTCACCTCGCCGTCGAACGGCAGGATGTGCGTGCGGCGCTCGTCGCCGAACTTGTCGACGACCGTCGCGAGCTCCTCGCTGACGATCTGGCGCTGGCGCTCCGGCGACTCGAGGATCGCGTTGAGCGCGACGATCCGGGCCTCGAGCTCGGCGTGCCGCTGCATGATCTCCTGCCGCTGCAGCGCGGCCAGGCGGCGCAGCTGCAGGTTGAGGATCGCCTGGGCCTGCTGCTCGTCGATCTCCAGCAGGTCCATCAGCCCGTTGCGCGCCGTCTCCGCGTCGGGGGAGCGGCGGATGAGGGCGATGACCTCGTCCAGCGCGTCCAGCGCCTTGAGGTAGCCGCGGTAGATGTGGATCTCTTCCTCGGCGCGACGCAGGCGGAACCGCGTCCGACGCTGGATGACCTCGATCTGGTGCGCCGTCCAGTGCCGCACGAACGCGTCGATGCTCAGCGTGCGCGGCACGCCGTCGACCAGGGCGAGCATGTTCGCGCCGAACGTGTCCTGCAGCTGCGTGTGCTTGTACAGGTTGTTGAGCACGACCTTGGCGACCGCGTCGCGCTTGAGCACGATGACCAGGCGCTGGCCCGTGCGGCCCGACGTCTCGTCGCGGATGTCGGCGATGCCCTGCACCTTGGCGTCGCGGACCAGGTCGGCGATCTTCTTCGCCAGCGAGTCCGGGTTCACCTGGTACGGCAGCTCGGTGACGACCAGGCACTGGCGGTTCTGGATCTCCTCGACCTCGACCACGGCACGCATCGTGATCGAGCCGCGGCCCGTGCGGTACGCGTCCTCGATGCCGCGCCGGCCCAGGATCGTCGCCGCCGTGGGGAAGTCGGGGCCCTTGATCCGCTCCAGGAGCGCCTCGAGCAGCTCCTCGCGGGACGCCTCGGGGTGGTCCAGGTGCCACTGCACGCCCGCGGCGACCTCGCGCAGGTTGTGCGGCGGGATGTTGGTCGCCATGCCGACCGCGATGCCGGCAGAGCCGTTGACCAGCAGGTTCGGGAACCGCGAGGGCAGGACGACGGGCTCCTGGGTGTGCCCGTCGTAGTTGTCCTGGAAGTCGACGGAGTCCTCGTCGATGTCGCGGACCATCTCCATGGCCAGCGGCGCCATCTTGCACTCGGTGTACCGCGGGGCGGCCGCCGGGTCGTCGCCGGGGGAGCCGAAGTTGCCCTGGCCCCACACCAGCGGGTAGCGCATCGACCAGTCCTGCACGAGGCGGACCAGGGCGTCGTAGATCGCCGTGTCGCCGTGCGGGTGGTACTTGCCCATGACGTCGCCGACGACGCGCGAGCACTTGGAGAACTGACGGTCGGGCCGGTAGCCGCCGTCGTACATGGCGTACAGCACGCGCCGGTGGACGGGCTTGAGGCCGTCACGCACGTCGGGCAGGGCGCGGCCCACGATCACGGCCATCGCGTAGTCCAGGTACGACCGCTGCATCTCCAGCTGCAGGTCGATCTGGTCGATGCGGCCGTGCTCGATCTCGCCGGGTGTCTCGGTCACGTGCGGGTCACTCCACTCACCAGGTCCGTCAGTTGCGCGTCGTGCGCGCCGGCCGGGGCCGGCGGCGTGCGTCAGATGTCGAGGAAGCGCACGTCCTTGGCGTTGCGCTGGATGAACGCCCGGCGGGACTCCACGTCCTCACCCATGAGCACCGAGAAGATCTCGTCGGCGGCCGCGGCCTCGTCGAGCGTCACCTGCAGCAGCGTGCGGTGCTCGGGGGCCATGGTGGTCTCCCAGAGCTCCGTGTAGTCCATCTCGCCCAGACCCTTGTACCGCTGGATCGCGTTCTCCTTGGGGAGCCGCTTGCCGTTGGCCCGGCCCTCGGTGACGAACGCGTCGCGCTCACGGTCCGAGTACACGTAGTCGTGGTCCGCGTTGGTCCACTTGATGCGGTACAGCGGCGGCTGCGCCATGTACACGTGGCCGTGGGTGATGAGCTCGGGCATGTACCGGAACAGCAGCGTGAGCAGCAGCGTGCGGATGTGCTGGCCGTCGACGTCGGCGTCGGCCATCAGCACGATCTTGTGGTAACGCAGCTTCGAGATGTCGAAGTCCTCGCCGATGCCCGTCCCGAAGGCCGTGATCAGCGCCTGGACCTCCTGGTTGCCGAGCGCGCGGTCCAGCCGCGCACGCTCGACGTTGAGGATCTTGCCGCGGATGGGCAGGATCGCCTGCGTGCGCGGGTTGCGCCCGCGCACGGCCGAGCCGCCGGCCGAGTCGCCCTCGACGATGAAGACCTCGCACTCGGCCGGGTTGTTGGACTGGCAGTCCTTGAGCTTCCCCGGCATCGAGTGCGACTCGAGCAGGCCCTTGCGACGGGTGGCCTCGCGCGCCTTGCGGGCGGCCAGGCGCGCGGCGGCCGCCTGCATGGACTTGCGGATGACGTCCTTGGCCTCGGACGGGTGCGAGTCCAGCCAGTCGCCGAGCTGCTCGTGCACCACGCGCTGCACGTACGTCTTGGCCTCGGTGTTGCCCAGCTTCGTCTTCGTCTGGCCCTCGAACTGCGGCTCGCCGAGCTTGACCGAGATCACCGCGGTCAGCCCCTCACGGATGTCGTCGCCCGTGAGGTTCTCGTCCTTGTCCTTGAGGATCCCCTTGTCGCGCCCGTAGCGGTTGATGAGCGCCGTCATCGCCGCACGGAATCCCTCCTCGTGCGTGCCGCCCTCGGTCGTCGAGATCGTGTTGGCGAAGGTGTGCACGGACTCGGAGTACGCGGTGGTCCACTGCAGCGCGATCTCGACGGCGATGCGCCGGGACGGGTCCTCGGCCTCGAAGTCGATCACGTCCGGGTGCACGAGCTCGACCTTCTTGGCCGCCACGAGGTGCTTGACGTAGTCGACGAGGCCCCCGTCGTACTTGTAGGTGATCGTGCGTGCGGCCGAGCTCGCCGTCGCGTCCGTGCCGGCGACCTCGTCCTCGGTCCCGGTGTGCTGCGGGCGCTCGTCGGTGAGCGAGATCTTCAGGCCCTTGTTGAGGAACGCGTACTGCTGGAAGCGCGAGCGCAGCGTCTCGAAGTCGTACTCGACGGTCTCGAAGATCGTGGGGTCGGCCCAGAAGGTCTGCGACGTCCCCGTCTCGTCGGTCGCCGCGCCCTTCTGCAGCTCGCCGACCGGCTTGCCGCCGTCAGCGAAGTCCTGCTGCCAGAGGAAGCCGTCCCGCTTGACGCGCGTCTCGACCCGGCGCGACAGCGCGTTGACGACCGAGATGCCGACGCCGTGCAGGCCGCCCGAGACCGCGTAGCCGGCGCCGCCGAACTTGCCGCCCGCGTGCAGGATCGTCATGACGACCTCGACCGTGGGTCGCCCCTCGGTCGGGTGCACCGCCACGGGGATGCCGCGCCCGTTGTCCGTCACGCGGACGCCGCCGTCGGCGAGCAGCGTGACCTCGATCGTGTCGCAGTAGCCGGCCAGCGCCTCGTCGACCGAGTTGTCGACGACCTCGTAGACGAGGTGGTGCAGGCCGCGCTCACCGGTCGAGCCGATGTACATGCCCGGACGCTTGCGGACGGCCTCGAGGCCCTCGAGGACGGTGATGGCGCTGGCGTCGTACGCGCCCGGCGCGGGAGAGCTGCTCGAGCCTGCGGCCGGGGCGGCGACCTCGGCGTTCCCCTCGTCCGAGTCCTGCGGTTCGCGAGAGGTGCTCTGGTCGGCCACGGGCGACGCTTCTCCTCGGTGCTGGGCGCGCGCGGGGCGCGTCGTGAGCGGCTGCGCGCCGCCGGGAGACCGGATCACCCCATGAGGCTGGAGTTCTCGTCTCTCACGGGCCCGCAGACGCCTGGAATGACCTCCCCAGTCTACCCGGTCACCACCTCGCGCACCGTTTCCCTCGCCGTGGCCTGTGCGCGGGCCGTCAGCCCCACGTGTCGCGCGGGCCCCGGCCCTGCACCCGGCGTGGGCCGCGACCGAACCCCGGTGTGCTCGGCCCGAGCACCTTGACCTCGAGCACCGTGTCCTCGCCGAACGCCTCGGAGAACCGGGCGAGCATGGTCGGGCTGTACATCCGGACGGTCGCGGCCCAGGTCGTGGAGTCCGCGCGCAGCGTCAGCAGCCCCTGCTCCAGGGAGACGAACTCGCAGTGCTCGGCCACGTCGCGACCCACGAGCTCGCGCCACCGGTGCTGCACCTCCCCGACGACCAGGCCCGGCTCCCACCCCAGGTCACGGGCCAGGGACTGCGCCGTGGCCCCCAGCAGCTGCGGGTCGCGGGCACCGGGTCGCGCACCGCTGGACACCGCCGGCGTCGCGCGGCCGCGGGGTGCTGCCCCGGGGTACAGCCCGCGGGCGCGGGCGGCGGCCTTCGCCCGTGCGAGGGCCGCACGGGCGACCTGCTCGGGCGGCGTCAGGTCGACCAGCTCGCCCACGGGCACGCCGTCGGGCACCACGGGCGGGCGGGGGATCAGCGCGCCCGACGGGTCCTCGTCCTGCGGGTCCGGCCCGCGCCGGCCCGGGCGGCCGTCAGAGGACACGGGTGACCTCGCCGCCCATGACGTCGACGCGTGCGCCGGCCAGGGGCTCGGGCACGTCCTGCGGCACGGCGGCCGTCACCAGCACCTGCCCGGCCGTCGAGACCAGCTCGGCGAGGCGGGTGCGGCGGCGCGTGTCGAGCTCGGCGAAGACGTCGTCCAGCACGAGCACCGGCTCGCCGTCCGGGCCCCAGTCGGCGGACCACGCGTCGGTCTCCTCGACGCCGTGCGTGAGCAGCCCGTAGGAGCCGAGGCGCAGCGCCAGCGCCACCGACCAGGACTCGCCGTGGCTCGCGTACCCCTTGGCGGGCAGCTCGCCCAGGCTCAGGACGAGGTCGTCACGGTGCGGGCCCACGAGGCACACGCCCCGCTCGATCTCCTTGCTGCGCAGCCGCCCCATCGCCTCGAGCAGCTGGGCCTCGACGAGCGGGGCGGGCGCCGGCTCGGCGGCCGCCCCCGGGTCGAGGTCGAGGGCCGCCTCCAGCGACGTGCGGTAGACCAGCCCGAGCTCGCTCTGCCCCGAGCTGACCTGGCGGTAGGCGTCCGTCGCGCGGGGTCGCAGCGCGGCGACGAGCGCGCGACGCGCGACGACGAGCTGGGCGCCGACCTGCGCGAGCTTGGCGTCCCAGACGTCGAGCGTGCGCAGGTCGGACCCGCTGCGCGAGCCGCGGACGGCGGCCCCGGCGCTCTTGAGCAGCGCGGACCGCTGCCGCAGGACCCGGTCGTGGTCGCCGATCACCCCGGCGATCCGCGGGGTCAGCTGGACCAGCAGGTCGTCGAGGAACCGCCGGCGGCCGTCCGGGTCGCCCTTGACGAGCGCGAGGTCCTCGGGCGCGAAGAGCACGGTGCGCAGAATGCCGAGGACGTCGCGCGCGCGCCCTGGCGAGCCGCCGTTGACACGCGCGCGGTTGGCCTTGCCCGGGGTCACCTCCACCTCGACGAGCGTGCTCCGCGCCTCGCGCACGACCTTCGCGCGCACGACCGCCCGGCTCGCGCCGTGCCGCACGAGCGCCGCGTCGCTGGGCACGCGGTGGCTGCCCAGCGTCGCGACGTACCCGACGGCCTCGACGAGGTTCGTCTTGCCCTGCCCGTTCGGGCCGACCAGCGCGGTGATCCCCGGCTCGAGCGGCAGCTCGACCTGGTGGTACGACCGGAAGTCGGTGAGCGAGAGGTGGGCGACGTGCACGGGCGGCTCAGGCCTCCGAGGTCGGCGGCGCCGTGGGCGTGACCGTGTCGGCGCCCGCGGCGCGCACCGCGTGCCCGCCGAACTGCTGGCGCAGCGCCGCGACGGCCTTCATCGCGGGGGACTCGCCCTGGCGCGACGAGAACCGGGCGAAGAGCGACGCGGCGATGACCGGCGCGGGCACGGCGAGCTCGATGGCCTCGTCGACCGTCCAGCGGCCCTCGCCGGAGTCCTCGACCCAGTCGTCGATCTCCGTGAACGCCGGGTCCTGCTCCAGGGCCTGGACGAGCAGGTCGAGCAGCCAGGAGCGCACGACGGTGCCCTTGCTCCAGGCCCGCATCGTCGCCTGCACGTCCGTCACGAGGTCCTTGGCCGCGAGCAGCTCGTAGCCCTCCGCGTAGGCCTGCATGAGCCCGTACTCGATG
This region includes:
- a CDS encoding DUF3566 domain-containing protein codes for the protein MSETPPSIPPRKRPTPPAGGSGARPGGSTGTETVKDAERPAASEKSDDGAWSSGSSTPPTYTARTSTTGRSTGGSSGGTSTTTSTPTGSSGEDRRVIGTVEDPLPAGSAGTGGPAPRADEPSPLVTAVDGTTEWLKKAASSTGASLSRAYASVTRPRTEDAQMTATSASPTSTQERAAAPRPTTGATSSVRPATGRTPAVGAPRRVRLAISRVDPWSVMKLAFLLSVAIGIMIVVAAAVVWFTLDGLRVFADIDGLIRQIAGTETPIDINEYVSFRKTISAATLVAVIDVFLLTALATIGAFLYNIVASLVGGVHVTMTDE
- the gyrA gene encoding DNA gyrase subunit A, which produces MTETPGEIEHGRIDQIDLQLEMQRSYLDYAMAVIVGRALPDVRDGLKPVHRRVLYAMYDGGYRPDRQFSKCSRVVGDVMGKYHPHGDTAIYDALVRLVQDWSMRYPLVWGQGNFGSPGDDPAAAPRYTECKMAPLAMEMVRDIDEDSVDFQDNYDGHTQEPVVLPSRFPNLLVNGSAGIAVGMATNIPPHNLREVAAGVQWHLDHPEASREELLEALLERIKGPDFPTAATILGRRGIEDAYRTGRGSITMRAVVEVEEIQNRQCLVVTELPYQVNPDSLAKKIADLVRDAKVQGIADIRDETSGRTGQRLVIVLKRDAVAKVVLNNLYKHTQLQDTFGANMLALVDGVPRTLSIDAFVRHWTAHQIEVIQRRTRFRLRRAEEEIHIYRGYLKALDALDEVIALIRRSPDAETARNGLMDLLEIDEQQAQAILNLQLRRLAALQRQEIMQRHAELEARIVALNAILESPERQRQIVSEELATVVDKFGDERRTHILPFDGEVNVEDLIAEEEVVVTITRGGYAKRTRVDAYRAQRRGGKGVRGAQLREDDIVDHFFVTTTHHWLLFFTNLGRVYRAKGYELPEGGRDAKGQHVANLLAFQPGEQIAQVLDLRDYEQAEHLVLATRRGLVKKTRLSEYDSNRSGGVIAINLREDEEGRPDELVSARLVDSDQDVMLVSRQGQSLRFTASDDSLRPMGRATSGVTGMKFRGDDDLLAMDVVREDAYLFTVTEGGIAKRTALTVENYRQQGRGGLGIKVANLPEANGDLVGALVTDLDDEVLVIMERGKIVRSATAEVKATGRTTQGVIFAKPDNGDRIIAVARNSERHLGDDAGTVGENGQNTDGADVPDTSTTPTGAVTDDTGHRTAEDA
- the gyrB gene encoding DNA topoisomerase (ATP-hydrolyzing) subunit B, which gives rise to MADQSTSREPQDSDEGNAEVAAPAAGSSSSPAPGAYDASAITVLEGLEAVRKRPGMYIGSTGERGLHHLVYEVVDNSVDEALAGYCDTIEVTLLADGGVRVTDNGRGIPVAVHPTEGRPTVEVVMTILHAGGKFGGAGYAVSGGLHGVGISVVNALSRRVETRVKRDGFLWQQDFADGGKPVGELQKGAATDETGTSQTFWADPTIFETVEYDFETLRSRFQQYAFLNKGLKISLTDERPQHTGTEDEVAGTDATASSAARTITYKYDGGLVDYVKHLVAAKKVELVHPDVIDFEAEDPSRRIAVEIALQWTTAYSESVHTFANTISTTEGGTHEEGFRAAMTALINRYGRDKGILKDKDENLTGDDIREGLTAVISVKLGEPQFEGQTKTKLGNTEAKTYVQRVVHEQLGDWLDSHPSEAKDVIRKSMQAAAARLAARKAREATRRKGLLESHSMPGKLKDCQSNNPAECEVFIVEGDSAGGSAVRGRNPRTQAILPIRGKILNVERARLDRALGNQEVQALITAFGTGIGEDFDISKLRYHKIVLMADADVDGQHIRTLLLTLLFRYMPELITHGHVYMAQPPLYRIKWTNADHDYVYSDRERDAFVTEGRANGKRLPKENAIQRYKGLGEMDYTELWETTMAPEHRTLLQVTLDEAAAADEIFSVLMGEDVESRRAFIQRNAKDVRFLDI
- a CDS encoding DUF721 domain-containing protein, producing the protein MSSDGRPGRRGPDPQDEDPSGALIPRPPVVPDGVPVGELVDLTPPEQVARAALARAKAAARARGLYPGAAPRGRATPAVSSGARPGARDPQLLGATAQSLARDLGWEPGLVVGEVQHRWRELVGRDVAEHCEFVSLEQGLLTLRADSTTWAATVRMYSPTMLARFSEAFGEDTVLEVKVLGPSTPGFGRGPRRVQGRGPRDTWG
- the recF gene encoding DNA replication/repair protein RecF, encoding MHVAHLSLTDFRSYHQVELPLEPGITALVGPNGQGKTNLVEAVGYVATLGSHRVPSDAALVRHGASRAVVRAKVVREARSTLVEVEVTPGKANRARVNGGSPGRARDVLGILRTVLFAPEDLALVKGDPDGRRRFLDDLLVQLTPRIAGVIGDHDRVLRQRSALLKSAGAAVRGSRSGSDLRTLDVWDAKLAQVGAQLVVARRALVAALRPRATDAYRQVSSGQSELGLVYRTSLEAALDLDPGAAAEPAPAPLVEAQLLEAMGRLRSKEIERGVCLVGPHRDDLVLSLGELPAKGYASHGESWSVALALRLGSYGLLTHGVEETDAWSADWGPDGEPVLVLDDVFAELDTRRRTRLAELVSTAGQVLVTAAVPQDVPEPLAGARVDVMGGEVTRVL